The proteins below are encoded in one region of Sphingobacterium sp. R2:
- a CDS encoding PA2169 family four-helix-bundle protein, with product MENNINNPEIINDIIKINNDRIEGYKKAIDLATSHGLDKLIPTFQKFIGQSEEFIAELTPYVELEGKEATDSTMLSGKLFRAWMGIKVNITGDDERSLLETCEQGEDAFKSTYQTALADGSDELSQNVHSLINTQLSKQLEAHNIIKMLRDSKTI from the coding sequence ATGGAAAACAACATCAACAACCCAGAAATCATCAACGACATTATTAAGATCAACAATGACCGTATTGAAGGGTATAAAAAAGCAATTGATCTGGCAACCAGTCACGGCTTAGATAAACTGATCCCTACCTTTCAAAAATTTATCGGACAGTCAGAAGAATTTATCGCCGAATTAACTCCTTATGTTGAGCTTGAGGGAAAAGAGGCTACCGATAGCACCATGTTAAGCGGCAAACTATTCCGTGCCTGGATGGGAATCAAAGTTAATATCACAGGCGACGACGAAAGAAGTTTATTGGAGACCTGCGAACAGGGAGAAGACGCCTTTAAATCGACCTACCAAACAGCGCTGGCAGACGGATCCGATGAACTTTCGCAAAATGTGCATAGTTTAATCAATACCCAACTTAGTAAACAGCTTGAAGCACACAATATCATTAAAATGTTACGCGACAGCAAAACAATTTAA
- a CDS encoding pepsin/retropepsin-like aspartic protease family protein, whose protein sequence is MRKTIFILVVLSLIGNLAVAQQIDNVKSIDRIMAAMNKKDAVTLLGMMADSATIGNLPKLNNPVAVPEILAKFPSMKAFQIVDQQMLADGDERIQLEVTYSDGKPGRPTFLFNRAGKIINLGIIRGNIKGDPDKALADALGNAEQPETLVIPFKMVNGLVYLESMLNGIKGYFQFDSGAPVVILRKEFVVPEQIRKDVSVDFAGIGGQMQQVVWSTGNNLQVAGIVLHKLDAPVSQMDDMHLEIGDGSPILGLLGIGVLKNYQFTIDYRRQELLLEKMDDRGEVPGEPIDKGLLLAQYPLRLKRHIPIVDITFGGKVYPMGIDCGANANVLKKALETELKSYIDYEEGEVDIKGVNGTSQGNRIAFLTHAKVGQLALKDMYTVITDQAIGGGQDSDALPIEGLLGTPFLNQYKMTLNFKKNTISFY, encoded by the coding sequence ATGAGAAAGACCATATTTATACTAGTTGTTTTATCGCTGATAGGAAATCTAGCAGTCGCTCAACAGATTGATAATGTCAAATCGATTGATCGGATTATGGCGGCCATGAATAAAAAAGATGCTGTTACTTTGTTGGGTATGATGGCCGACAGTGCAACGATTGGTAATCTGCCCAAGTTGAACAACCCTGTTGCTGTACCAGAAATTCTGGCTAAATTCCCAAGTATGAAAGCTTTTCAGATTGTGGATCAGCAGATGCTTGCGGATGGCGATGAACGGATTCAGCTTGAAGTAACTTATTCGGATGGTAAACCCGGTAGACCAACTTTTCTATTTAATCGTGCCGGAAAAATTATAAATCTTGGCATTATCAGAGGAAACATAAAGGGCGATCCTGATAAAGCGTTGGCGGATGCATTGGGGAATGCAGAGCAACCTGAGACACTGGTCATCCCATTTAAAATGGTGAATGGATTGGTCTACCTTGAATCGATGCTCAACGGTATAAAAGGTTATTTTCAATTTGATAGCGGTGCTCCAGTAGTCATATTACGCAAAGAATTTGTGGTCCCAGAACAAATTCGCAAAGATGTTTCGGTAGATTTCGCAGGTATTGGCGGACAAATGCAACAGGTGGTCTGGTCAACTGGTAACAACCTTCAGGTAGCTGGCATTGTACTCCATAAACTTGATGCTCCAGTCTCTCAGATGGATGATATGCACCTGGAAATTGGAGATGGAAGTCCAATTTTAGGTTTACTCGGCATTGGCGTATTGAAAAACTATCAGTTTACCATAGACTACAGAAGGCAAGAGTTGTTACTAGAAAAAATGGATGATCGAGGTGAGGTGCCTGGGGAGCCAATCGATAAGGGGCTTTTGCTGGCGCAATATCCTTTACGCCTGAAAAGGCATATTCCTATTGTGGATATTACTTTCGGTGGAAAGGTGTATCCGATGGGAATAGATTGTGGTGCTAATGCCAATGTGCTGAAAAAGGCATTGGAAACGGAGCTAAAATCTTATATTGATTATGAGGAAGGTGAGGTGGATATCAAAGGGGTGAATGGAACAAGTCAAGGCAATCGTATCGCGTTTCTTACTCATGCTAAAGTAGGTCAGCTGGCATTAAAAGATATGTACACAGTTATTACAGATCAAGCTATTGGTGGCGGACAAGATTCCGACGCATTGCCTATTGAGGGTTTGTTGGGTACACCATTTTTAAATCAGTACAAGATGACATTAAATTTCAAAAAGAATACAATTAGTTTTTATTGA
- a CDS encoding FAD/NAD(P)-binding protein, which produces MQQHIHVAIIGGGPSGLFMYKRLIEKNMGELKISIFESRKQLGAGMPYSYEGATPEHLTNVSDHEIPKLVTTIEEYVQSLSATTLRTYGIDVDDFNRYKVVPRLLLGRYLSEQFTLLKRMADAKGIETQVYLASQVSDIVDLESQSQVKVLVGSTDTYIVDKAVICTGHKWPTKHEGNVEHYFESPYPPSKLALKTNHAVGIRGASLTAIDAIRTLARHNGSFDVLETGEIKYHIDPGSENFKIVMHTRSGLLPAIRFHQEDPFLANNLLISEEELMLNRLENEGFVSLDFLFERNFKAQFKEKDPAFYAMVEKLSLEDFVEAVLAMREQKDAFEGFRQEHVQALKSIKRHESIYWKEVLSALSFTLNYPAKYMSAEDMLRLKKVLMPLISIVIAFVPQGSSRELLALHDAGVLEVVNVGTESRVEPAKDCGANYFYTNEQGIENKTYYKTFVDCVGQQPLDFEDFPFKSLIDNGNISPAYLRFRSVEHAKEQLLAGNDHMFVAPDGAIFLRVPGIKIDDSFQLVDHSGRSNQRIFMMAVPYIGGYNPDYSGLDFCAATSEIIAQRIAEGG; this is translated from the coding sequence ATGCAACAACACATCCATGTAGCCATCATCGGGGGCGGACCCAGTGGCCTGTTTATGTACAAAAGATTGATTGAAAAGAATATGGGGGAGCTCAAAATATCTATTTTTGAGTCGCGAAAACAGTTAGGTGCAGGGATGCCTTACAGCTATGAAGGTGCTACACCTGAGCACCTGACAAATGTTTCCGATCATGAAATACCGAAACTGGTGACTACCATTGAAGAGTATGTGCAATCGCTGTCGGCAACTACGCTTCGTACCTATGGCATTGATGTGGACGATTTTAATCGGTATAAAGTAGTGCCGCGATTACTGCTCGGTCGCTATTTATCGGAACAGTTTACACTATTAAAGCGTATGGCAGATGCAAAAGGTATTGAAACCCAAGTGTACCTAGCCAGCCAGGTAAGCGATATCGTTGACCTAGAAAGCCAGTCGCAGGTGAAAGTACTTGTTGGAAGCACAGATACTTATATCGTTGATAAGGCCGTTATTTGCACGGGACACAAATGGCCAACTAAACATGAGGGTAATGTCGAACACTACTTCGAATCACCCTATCCACCCTCTAAACTCGCCCTAAAGACTAATCATGCCGTTGGGATACGTGGCGCTTCGCTTACTGCAATAGATGCTATACGTACACTTGCCCGGCACAATGGCTCTTTTGACGTGCTAGAAACAGGCGAGATAAAATATCACATTGATCCAGGAAGCGAGAATTTTAAAATAGTGATGCATACACGTAGTGGGCTTCTGCCTGCAATCCGCTTTCATCAGGAAGATCCGTTCTTAGCCAATAATCTCTTAATTTCAGAAGAGGAACTGATGCTTAATAGGCTCGAAAATGAAGGTTTTGTATCGCTTGATTTTTTATTTGAGCGAAATTTTAAAGCCCAGTTTAAGGAGAAAGATCCTGCCTTCTACGCCATGGTGGAAAAGCTCAGTCTCGAAGATTTTGTGGAAGCCGTACTTGCCATGCGGGAGCAGAAAGACGCCTTCGAAGGTTTTCGTCAGGAACACGTCCAAGCGCTAAAGTCCATCAAAAGGCACGAATCGATTTACTGGAAGGAAGTGCTTTCTGCGCTGAGCTTTACATTGAATTATCCAGCAAAATACATGTCTGCAGAAGATATGCTTCGCTTAAAGAAGGTGTTAATGCCCCTGATTTCTATTGTGATTGCTTTCGTACCGCAGGGCTCTAGCCGCGAGTTGCTTGCATTGCACGATGCCGGTGTTCTTGAGGTGGTAAACGTCGGTACTGAAAGCCGGGTCGAACCTGCAAAAGACTGTGGAGCTAACTACTTTTATACAAATGAGCAAGGCATAGAAAATAAAACATATTATAAGACCTTTGTCGACTGTGTAGGCCAGCAGCCGTTGGATTTTGAAGATTTTCCTTTTAAGAGTTTGATCGACAATGGTAATATTAGCCCCGCTTATTTGAGGTTCCGCTCTGTGGAGCATGCCAAGGAACAGTTACTGGCGGGTAATGATCATATGTTTGTAGCACCGGATGGGGCTATCTTTTTGCGGGTGCCGGGAATAAAGATAGACGACAGCTTTCAGCTAGTTGATCACAGCGGGCGATCCAACCAACGTATTTTTATGATGGCTGTACCTTATATTGGTGGCTATAATCCGGACTATTCAGGTCTTGATTTTTGCGCAGCGACTTCCGAAATCATTGCCCAAAGGATTGCCGAGGGGGGATAA
- a CDS encoding response regulator yields the protein MPKTILKNLQIGFGISLLLLLASSTASYVSIRKQIHNSEMVDHSRRVMSRVNKILQDLQNAETGQRGYLLTGLDKFLNPYQTGLESLPQSLSRAHDLTADNPEQQRVIDTLSTLVKSRLTKLENLVTIKRRGGMVTVSQLEEGKSYMDSCRILIGQIIDKEESLLNKRSNELGRSSGYTSIFVLLAAAVSLLITVFFYFRLRADFFKREQLQHDLKRKDEEIQRRLSITQRIAREIAAGNYDMQIQDAEQDDLGSLAGSLNEMARSLKVSFDELNNNNWHQAGLTQLSNLLMGNKLQEEITAVTLRHLATYGSCVNGAIYLMEQDQLVLRGAYGLEDPNHKRFAAGDGMVGQVFKDGQEKLFENLEDTHYVISFATGKVQVNNLFILPIYDGSECIGVMELGSLQPFSSIQLAFFREAVQKVGATLAASQARLVVQNLLEETQAQTEELQAQHTELESLNSSLEMHTYKLQASEEELRVQQEELVQSNRELEERSRLLEDKNLEIAERNQEIQKKAAELAQSTRYKSEFLANMSHELRTPLNSILLLSRLMAENTDGNLNEEQMESAAVIQSSGKSLLTLIDEILDLSKIESGKMDLDVQPVLFADVVQGLSAMFGPIAADKKLGLEMSVAEQLPTQIETDKQRLDQILRNLLSNAIKFTASGKVTLHIDREPSPRNGIVFEVRDTGIGIPKDKQHLIFEAFQQADGSTRRKFGGTGLGLSISRELARLLGGEISLNSEEGEGSVFKLIIPERISDESTSLFGLAQTLLTTDDAEILPEEHTSLENIPAVPALPVENTLQIPIPAEVPDDRDSIVPGDRFILIVEDDIEFAKILLKYTRQQNYKGIVVVRGDIAAEVVAQYMPLAVLLDIQLPLKDGWQVMAEIKENPKTRHIPVHIMSSLQVKRESLLQGAIDFINKPMALEQMGDMFRRIEEALTRHPKKVLIVEENPKHAAALSLFLGSFDIVSEIKSNVEDSIAALSSDTADCVILDMGVPDRVGYETLEAVKRNQGLEKLPIIVFTGKNLSQVEEMKLKRYADTIVVKTANSYQRILDEVGLFLHLVEENKGTSAKAPARLGFLEDVLKGKKVLVADDDIRNIFSLTKALEKYHMTVVPATDGKDALKQLEENEDVAVILMDMMMPEMDGYETIASIRNNPHYKNMPIIAVTAKSMMGDREKCIAAGASDYISKPVDIDQLLSLLRVWMYE from the coding sequence ATGCCTAAAACTATTTTAAAAAACCTGCAGATAGGTTTTGGAATATCGCTATTGTTGCTCTTAGCTAGTTCAACGGCCTCTTATGTTAGTATTCGTAAGCAGATTCATAATAGTGAAATGGTGGACCATAGCCGTCGGGTGATGAGCCGTGTTAATAAAATTCTACAGGATCTGCAAAATGCCGAGACGGGTCAACGTGGCTATCTGTTGACTGGACTGGATAAGTTTTTAAATCCTTACCAAACCGGCCTTGAGTCGCTGCCCCAATCGTTGAGCCGTGCGCACGATTTGACAGCTGACAACCCCGAACAGCAGCGGGTAATTGATACCCTGTCCACGCTGGTAAAGTCTAGGCTTACCAAACTAGAAAATCTGGTAACGATCAAAAGGCGCGGCGGAATGGTGACGGTTTCCCAACTCGAAGAAGGGAAATCCTATATGGATAGCTGTAGAATTTTAATTGGCCAGATCATAGATAAAGAAGAATCTTTATTGAACAAGCGTTCAAATGAACTCGGACGATCTTCTGGTTATACATCTATTTTTGTTTTGCTGGCCGCGGCAGTTTCTTTGCTGATCACTGTCTTTTTTTACTTCCGTTTGCGGGCTGATTTCTTTAAGCGAGAACAGTTACAGCATGATCTGAAACGTAAAGATGAGGAGATCCAGCGGAGGCTCAGTATTACGCAGCGCATTGCCCGTGAAATCGCAGCGGGAAATTATGATATGCAGATACAGGATGCTGAACAGGACGACTTGGGAAGCTTAGCGGGATCGCTCAATGAAATGGCTCGGTCACTAAAGGTTTCTTTTGATGAACTCAATAACAATAATTGGCATCAAGCTGGATTAACGCAGCTGAGCAATCTTTTAATGGGCAATAAACTTCAAGAAGAGATCACGGCTGTCACGTTGCGACATCTAGCGACGTATGGTAGTTGTGTCAATGGGGCCATTTATCTGATGGAGCAGGATCAGTTGGTGTTAAGGGGTGCTTATGGACTTGAAGATCCCAACCATAAGCGCTTCGCAGCAGGGGATGGCATGGTAGGGCAGGTATTTAAAGATGGTCAGGAAAAATTATTTGAAAACCTCGAAGATACGCATTATGTCATCAGCTTCGCCACTGGAAAAGTACAGGTAAACAACCTTTTTATACTTCCCATTTATGATGGAAGTGAATGTATTGGTGTAATGGAACTTGGCTCATTGCAGCCCTTTTCTTCGATACAATTGGCGTTTTTTAGAGAAGCTGTGCAAAAAGTGGGGGCTACACTCGCCGCATCGCAAGCTCGGTTGGTTGTACAGAATTTATTAGAAGAAACACAGGCGCAGACTGAAGAGCTGCAAGCACAACATACGGAGTTGGAATCACTGAATTCTAGTCTCGAAATGCATACCTATAAACTGCAGGCTTCAGAGGAGGAACTTCGTGTTCAGCAGGAAGAGTTGGTGCAGTCTAACCGTGAACTGGAAGAGCGCTCCAGATTGTTGGAAGATAAAAATCTGGAAATAGCCGAACGTAACCAGGAAATTCAGAAGAAAGCGGCAGAGCTTGCACAAAGCACACGCTATAAGTCTGAATTTTTGGCTAATATGTCGCATGAACTGCGTACTCCGCTCAATTCAATCTTGCTGCTTTCCCGTCTGATGGCCGAAAATACGGACGGTAACCTTAACGAGGAACAGATGGAATCTGCAGCAGTGATCCAAAGTTCGGGAAAGAGTCTGCTGACACTAATAGATGAGATTTTGGATCTTTCTAAAATTGAATCCGGAAAAATGGATTTGGATGTACAGCCCGTATTGTTTGCGGATGTCGTGCAAGGGCTGTCGGCGATGTTCGGACCAATTGCTGCCGACAAGAAACTTGGATTGGAAATGAGTGTAGCGGAGCAATTGCCCACTCAGATCGAAACAGATAAACAGCGGCTGGATCAGATTTTACGTAATCTACTCTCTAATGCTATTAAATTCACGGCATCGGGCAAGGTAACGCTGCATATCGACCGTGAACCGTCTCCACGAAACGGGATTGTATTTGAAGTGCGCGATACCGGAATTGGAATACCAAAGGATAAGCAGCATCTAATATTTGAGGCTTTTCAACAAGCTGACGGCTCTACGCGGCGGAAATTTGGTGGTACGGGACTGGGGCTTTCCATAAGCCGGGAATTAGCACGATTACTTGGCGGTGAAATCTCATTGAATAGCGAAGAAGGTGAAGGTAGTGTCTTTAAACTGATTATTCCCGAACGCATTTCGGACGAAAGTACATCCCTATTCGGCCTTGCGCAAACGTTGTTGACAACAGACGACGCGGAAATTTTACCTGAAGAGCACACTTCTTTGGAAAACATTCCAGCGGTGCCAGCTTTACCTGTAGAAAACACGTTGCAAATACCTATCCCAGCCGAAGTTCCGGACGATCGCGATAGCATCGTTCCTGGCGACCGCTTTATTTTGATCGTGGAGGACGATATTGAGTTTGCAAAGATTCTACTTAAATATACGCGTCAGCAAAACTATAAGGGTATTGTGGTGGTGCGTGGCGACATTGCTGCAGAAGTAGTAGCGCAATATATGCCGCTCGCAGTTTTGCTGGATATTCAGCTTCCCCTTAAAGATGGATGGCAAGTAATGGCTGAGATCAAGGAAAATCCCAAAACACGACATATTCCGGTGCATATTATGTCCTCTCTGCAGGTTAAAAGAGAGAGTCTGCTTCAGGGGGCTATAGACTTTATCAACAAACCTATGGCGTTGGAACAAATGGGTGATATGTTTCGCAGAATAGAGGAAGCGCTCACTAGACATCCTAAAAAGGTACTTATCGTTGAAGAAAACCCTAAACATGCAGCTGCTTTGTCTCTCTTTCTTGGGAGTTTTGACATTGTCTCTGAAATCAAGAGCAACGTAGAAGATAGTATTGCGGCGCTGAGTTCTGATACTGCGGACTGCGTGATACTCGATATGGGCGTTCCTGATCGGGTCGGTTACGAGACATTGGAGGCTGTAAAACGTAACCAAGGGCTAGAAAAATTACCGATTATTGTTTTTACCGGTAAGAATCTATCGCAAGTAGAGGAAATGAAATTAAAACGTTATGCGGATACAATTGTCGTTAAAACCGCCAATTCCTATCAACGCATATTGGATGAAGTGGGCTTATTTTTACATCTTGTAGAGGAAAACAAAGGTACTTCGGCGAAAGCTCCCGCTAGGCTTGGCTTTTTGGAAGATGTGTTGAAGGGTAAAAAGGTGCTTGTAGCAGATGATGACATCCGTAATATTTTCTCGCTCACGAAAGCCCTTGAGAAATATCATATGACCGTCGTACCGGCAACAGATGGAAAGGATGCACTGAAACAGCTCGAAGAAAATGAAGATGTGGCTGTGATCCTGATGGATATGATGATGCCCGAGATGGATGGATACGAAACGATTGCGTCGATTCGAAATAATCCCCATTATAAGAATATGCCGATCATTGCTGTTACTGCCAAATCAATGATGGGAGATCGGGAAAAATGTATCGCTGCAGGAGCGTCAGATTATATATCCAAACCGGTGGATATCGATCAACTCTTGTCCCTGCTACGGGTATGGATGTATGAATAG